The following are encoded together in the Penicillium digitatum chromosome 3, complete sequence genome:
- a CDS encoding Trafficking protein particle complex subunit has product MSRPRALSGADAPKEPHAVSLKVLRLARPSLSYQHPLPASNTIISSKASLSYPSGDSDDQFILTPLLTLPPSFGSVYVGETFGCTLSANNEIHDNDNERILTSVRILAEMQTPSSVAALELQPPNDSASTDGLRIGESLQKIVRFDLKEEGNHILAVSVSYTETKIGSDSQAASGRVRTFRKLYQFVSQPCLSVRTKASELPPLEVDNKSLGPYGKTRLLRFALEAQLENVGEGAVVVKQTKLNPKPPFRSKSLNWDTMNPNMSPAALPTLNPRDVLQVAFLVEQEEGQSEGFETLQKDLRRDGRATLGQLSIEWRGAMGDKGFLTTGNLMSRKRA; this is encoded by the exons ATGTCACGTCCACGGGCTCTATCGGGCGCTGATGCTCCGAAGGAACCACATGCGGTCTCCCTCAAAG TGTTGCG CCTTGCGCGGCCGTCACTTTCTTATCAGCATCCTCTCCCCGCGTCCAACACCATAATCTCCTCGAAAGCCTCACTAAGCTATCCGTCCGGTGACTCCGACGATCAATTCATTCTAACGCCTCTT CTTACTCTACCTCCCTCCTTCGGATCTGTCTACGTCGGAGAAACCTTCGGATGCACCCTGAGCGCGAACAATGAGATCCATGATAATGACAACGAGAGAATTCTCACATCGGTGCGCATTTTAGCAGAAATGCAGACACCTTCGTCGGTTGCAGCACTGGAGCTGCAACCACCCAACGACTCTGCATCCACAGACGGGCTTAGGATCGGCGAGTCATTACAAAAGATCGTACGGTTTGATTTGAAGGAAGAAGGAAATCACATACTAGCTGTCAGTGTCAGTTACACAGAGACAAAGATCGGCTCAGACTCGCAGGCAGCTAGTGGCCGGGTCAGGACCTTCCGCAAGTTATACCAGTTTGTGTCACAGCCCTGTTTGAGCGTTCGGACGAAGGCGTCCGAACTTCCACCGCTCGAGGTCGATAACAAGTCACTCGGACCATACGGGAAAACGAGGTTACTCCGGTTTGCCCTGGAGGCACAACTGGAAAACGTGGGCGAGGGCGCCGTGGTAGTCAAG CAAACAAAACTAAATCCCAAGCCACCGTTCCGATCAAAATCGCTAAATTGGGATACAATGAACCCAAACATGTCACCCGCGGCACTGCCTACTCTGAATCCACGGGATGTCCTACAGGTAGCATTTTTGGTGGAACAAGAAGAGGGCCAGAGCGAGGGATTTGAAACTCTCCAGAAGGACCTGCGACGGGACGGTCGTGCTACGCTGGGTCAGTTGTCGATTGAATGGCGCGGAGCTATGGGGGACAAGGGGTTCCTGACGACAGGAAACCTGATGAGCCGGAAGCGTGCCTGA
- a CDS encoding DENN domain-containing protein — MPSSSTSEGAPLADYFWIAGVDGTEILETFQRLGEDYRANGVVSPGPALAETIQEDADAEEEYNSDGVSRPNSVLFTGTSHRGSAQRLSTLSKTSERTVGGSNSNRSSMTVKGASSPLHASALFSEDFDFDSALFKFANERESFLTDLSLSAGAITSNTRPRSRVRTQKIVSGDSPSPSGNLLRSGIGSVRRSFRDMNSMKRQPSIARQASVRTSRRLSNYNSVIPVPQPLEISTTMHPLKRRFEPVLLDRYPTRGMPDEMKLRGNFPDYVPMFAFPNDVNIVSSDQRPRSTWHGFAMTTDNGSRLHAICVLIWIPLNQNAAEELEKRCEEWRKVNMTDEERELASSLGERLASERAKLSRLLAQLPTVPSGSESREQLEDEISAVEEKIGLMTDLLRPVRHGAASKIEGLTDGDTGFWIPRAYGILGRESTMTSFWKEWLKAIVVPMTEGSIRHVPPPSPRMGLWQPLERYVMNLCTEAFCPISSKTQVEIVIRELRLFARKEAPNEIPGSRNTDLYALFRTLSVPNIIILFEYALTESRIIFLSSHTSMLYLATRALVDLLFPLEWTGVLIPVLPARLIQALEAPCPYIVGIERRYEKVELPTDDFVLVDLDNNMIESTIQPTSLPRHQRRKLLSLLQLAAPHHGRYQVPTGPPAYAIETYPWDSFMSENKASFTSKVPATNLAKFVSLNSSAFGATAVMPGSYTPPIFNVFLHARNEAGPSRGYSSRGSERERPGTSSTMRANASPPSPRENSPTSGFFPPPQSSSSRNDSGMALQASLREKRSGHFDAASRRSSSFGMSRRPSAQFLGHASNLSVTTLNTDYGAGSTYAPSVYAQSTIAASTIVPQSTYQPSGNNEGTCWAEGHFFQVQPWDDKLTCAICDDLAEEHMYKCSACKLIVHNRCASMVCLPCDAAFHPDQIRAAFVRCFASLFYTYKKFLSPASGTKKKSGMHYSFNMEAFMKSLPSEHAEYISILQQTQGFNEFISDRERTNPKSKDPRMTLFDEIVLSKRNRGRTSLFSGRSTTDFLSDTSNHIWRTAYATFTPTSRSQQNLSVDYGRVPTRAPANLDTSLMTDPRMIHGAPRASNTANTARRKPLPNMLGGLGNSPPR, encoded by the exons ATGCCATCGTCAAGCACCTCGGAGGGTGCTCCCCTCGCCGATTACTTCTGGATTGCCGGTGTGGATGGTACAGAGATTCTGGAGACCTTTCAGAGATTGGGCGAAGATTACCGTGCCAATGGTGTCGTATCTCCCGGCCCTGCGCTCGCAGAAACCATTCAGGAGGACGCCGATGCGGAGGAGGAATACAACTCGGATGGGGTCTCCCGGCCAAACTCAGTGCTTTTTACCGGCACCAGTCATAGGGGCTCTGCCCAACGACTATCCACGCTTTCAAAGACTTCCGAGAGAACAGTTGGTGGCAGTAACAGTAATCGGAGCAGCATGACCGTCAAGGGTGCCTCGTCGCCTCTGCATGCCTCAGCTTTGTTCTCCGAGGACTTCGATTTCGACTCCGCGCTCTTCAAGTTCGCCAACGAGCGGGAATCTTTTCTAACCGATCTGAGCTTGAGCGCTGGCGCTATTACCTCGAATACCCGTCCGCGATCCAGGGTTCGCACGCAGAAGATTGTCTCTGGGGATTCGCCATCGCCTAGCGGCAACTTGCTGAGGTCGGGTATTGGGAGCGTGCGACGATCCTTTCGGGATATGAATAGCATGAAGCGGCAGCCATCGATTGCTCGTCAAG CTTCGGTGCGAACTTCTCGGCGACTTAGCAACTACAACTCGGTAATCCCTGTTCCACAACCCCTCGAGATCTCCACCACAATGCACCCGTTGAAACGACGATTCGAGCCCGTTCTCCTCGACCGATACCCCACACGTGGCATGCCGGATGAGATGAAGCTGCGCGGCAATTTCCCCGACTACGTCCCTATGTTCGCCTTTCCGAATGATGTCAACATCGTCTCCTCTGATCAGCGACcgcgctctacctggcacGGATTCGCCATGACAACAGACAACGGTTCCAGGTTGCATGCCATCTGTGTGCTGATCTGGATACCCCTCAACCAAAATGCCGCGGAGGAGCTCGAGAAGCGCTGCGAGGAATGGCGAAAGGTTAACATGACGGATGAAGAGCGTGAGCTGGCTTCAAGCTTGGGCGAACGATTGGCATCAGAGCGAGCCAAACTATCCCGGCTTCTCGCCCAGCTGCCGACTGTCCCGTCAGGATCTGAATCCCGCGAACAGCTCGAAGATGAAATCAGCGCTGTGGAGGAGAAGATTGGGCTAATGACCGATCTCCTCCGTCCAGTCCGACACGGCGCAGCTTCCAAGATCGAGGGTCTGACCGATGGTGATACCGGGTTCTGGATCCCTCGTGCGTACGGTATCTTGGGCCGAGAGAGCACGATGACAagcttctggaaggaatGGCTCAAGGCTATCGTGGTGCCCATGACGGAGGGAAGTATACGGCATGTGCCCCCGCCCTCTCCGCGCATGGGTTTATGGCAGCCGCTGGAGCGATATGTCATGAATCTCTGCACAGAAGCGTTCTGTCCAATTTCCTCGAAAACTCAGGTCGAGATTGTGATTCGTGAGCTGCGGTTGTTCGCGCGCAAAGAGGCACCCAATGAGATCCCTGGTTCTCGGAAC ACTGATCTCTATGCCTTATTCCGAACGTTGTCGGTTCCCAATATTATCATTCTCTTTGAG TACGCTCTCACTGAATCCCGTATCATCTTCTTATCTTCACACACCTCTATGCTCTATCTCGCCACCAGAGCGTTGGTTGACCTTTTATTCCCTCTGGAATGGACAGGCGTTCTCATTCCCGTCCTTCCTGCACGCTTAATTCAGGCTCTCGAGGCGCCTTGCCCGTACATCGTGGGCATTGAGCGTCGGTACGAGAAGGTGGAGCTGCCTACGGATGACTTTGTCCTGGTAGATTTGGACAATAATATGATCGAAAGTACTATTCAACCGACCTCTCTTCCGCGTCACCAGCGCAGGAAGCTCCTCTCCCTGCTGCAACTAGCTGCCCCCCACCACGGTCGATACCAAGTCCCCACTGGCCCTCCTGCATATGCAATCGAGACGTACCCGTGGGACTCGTTCATGTCAGAGAACAAGGCTAGTTTCACGTCCAAGGTGCCTGCAACCAACCTCGCAAAATTTGTCAGTCTCAACTCCAGTGCATTTGGTGCAACGGCCGTGATGCCAGGTTCCTATACACCCCCGATTTTCAACGTCTTCCTGCACGCTCGAAATGAGGCCGGACCGTCTCGTGGGTACTCTTCTCGTGGTAGTGAGCGTGAGCGCCCAGGGACCAGTTCCACTATGAGAGCTAATGCCTCTCCGCCATCTCCGAGAGAGAATTCGCCTACCTCTGGGTTCTTCCCTCCTCCACAATCCTCCTCGTCACGCAATGATTCCGGCATGGCATTGCAGGCTTCATTGCGCGAGAAGCGTTCCGGACATTTCGATGCCGCCTCGCGCCGAAGCTCGTCCTTTGGAATGAGTCGACGTCCAAGTGCTCAGTTCCTAGGTCATGCTTCAAATCTCTCAGTGACGACTCTCAACACTGACTATGGTGCCGGATCCACATATGCACCGTCTGTCTATGCGCAGTCGACCATCGCTGCGTCCACAATTGTCCCTCAATCCACGTACCAGCCCTCTGGCAATAATGAGGGCACTTGCTGGGCGGAGGGTCACTTTTTCCAAGTCCAACCCTGGGATGACAAGTTGACCTGTGCTATCTGTGATGATCTGGCGGAGGAACATATGTACAAGTGCTCTGCATGCAAACTGATAGTCCATAACCGCTGCGCCTCAATGGTGTGTCTGCCCTGTGATGCAGCCTTCCATCCGGATCAAATCCGCGCAGCCTTTGTCAGATGCTTTGCTAGCTTGTTCTACACGTACAAGAAGTTCCTTTCGCCAGCCAGTGGCACTAAGAAGAAGTCCGGCATGCATTATAGTTTTAACATGGAGGCTTTTATGAAGAGTCTCCCAAGCGAGCATGCCGAGTATATCTCAATTCTGCAACAAACACAAG GCTTCAACGAGTTTATCAGTGACCGCGAGCGAACAAATCCGAAGTCCAAGGACCCCCGCATGACCCTGTTCGATGAGATTGTCCTTTCAAAACGCAATCGCGGCCGCACATCCCTTTTCTCCGGTCGCTCGACAACAGACTTCCTCTCAGACACCTCGAACCACATCTGGCGCACAGCCTACGCTACCTTCACTCCAACTAGCCGCAGTCAGCAGAATCTTTCAGTCGACTATGGCAGAGTTCCCACAAGAG CACCGGCAAACCTAGATACTAGCCTGATGACAGATCCCCGCATGATCCACGGTGCTCCACGGGCTTCTAACACGGCAAACACTGCCCGTAGAAAGCCGCTGCCAAATATGTTGGGTGGGCTCGGTAACTCTCCGCCGCGTTAA
- a CDS encoding Pentafunctional AROM polypeptide, putative → MIPTAFPQHMATPLLNGSPVPTALKAQGHPSANADIVVPSNATTIISTAKATGPNDQIAASITAPTADAVAGTVVIIYCQNQEHIVQLVAEVLGKSWTTDTSLGTLTRVSNAVVVGIPARDLARSFQGFERSSLVLVNTHCVEGGSAPDDSLTESCDYEFLYSRSPFLRRDLSRFLSLIFGQTRPHDDLRTKTRTNFISTTFPDVHAALPNLDILSVGSDAVEIRVDLLVEPVPEGWTTPPFPSLKYVGQQLMLLRQHTELPIIFTVRCTRENGKFPVDDPALFYKYLRRAIQWGVEYIDVELWLPEEIRRRLFEKKGHSMILSAFHDFSGTWKWTSEKAQRIFTESAKYADIVKMIAMVHTIEENYELEYFRSTIKSRGSGPPLSAVNMGQMGQLSRALNTVFSPITHPLLPIIAAPGQLTAAEINEALHIMGQLPKRELYAIGSFRSTPHSMFMEKCLNELGLPHNFTSVARGPKGSMESVLLQPHFGGAYLNPPVPATTGFIPAVSDAARAIGLVDTIAMTPGEAAPGTSRFIGENAAWKGIRATLTREHVPSAYSSRAAIILAGSQADASAAIFALRSLAVGTIYTVGFKASGPLAVGLEPFTSIQSVKRVGRPFVIVSALPPEKSLLVQPLLRHYGVNGRSLSPSTRGKVYLDLTSGPRKGDPLAVATCAGWTAYGVEDVSAWTTVETLRLLVGQNVPFDFVRMASGRPLF, encoded by the coding sequence ATGATTCCGACAGCCTTTCCACAGCACATGGCCACGCCGCTGCTCAACGGTTCTCCTGTCCCCACCGCCCTGAAAGCCCAGGGCCATCCTAGCGCAAACGCCGACATTGTCGTCCCTTCCAATGCTACAACAATTATCTCTACCGCCAAGGCTACCGGGCCCAATGACCAAATAGCTGCAAGCATCACTGCGCCGACTGCGGATGCTGTCGCGGGGACTGTCGTGATCATCTACTGCCAGAACCAAGAGCATATCGTACAACTGGTCGCGGAGGTTCTGGGAAAATCGTGGACAACGGACACATCTCTTGGGACGCTCACACGAGTCAGCAATGCAGTGGTGGTGGGGATACCAGCGCGCGACCTAGCGCGAAGCTTCCAAGGATTTGAGCGATCATCTCTGGTTCTGGTAAACACACATTGTGTGGAAGGCGGGTCTGCGCCGGACGACTCGCTCACCGAGAGCTGTGATTATGAGTTTTTATATTCGCGGAGTCCGTTCCTGCGGCGGGATCTATCGCGGTTTTTGTCTTTAATATTTGGTCAGACTAGGCCGCATGACGATTTGCGGACGAAAACCAGGACGAATTTTATCTCGACTACTTTTCCTGATGTGCACGCTGCTTTGCCGAATTTGGATATCCTGTCTGTGGGATCTGATGCTGTTGAAATCCGTGTGGATTTGCTTGTTGAGCCTGTGCCAGAGGGCTGGACCACTCCACCTTTTCCGAGTTTGAAGTATGTTGGTCAGCAACTGATGTTGTTACGGCAGCATACCGAGTTGCCGATTATCTTTACTGTTCGTTGTACTAGAGAGAACGGGAAGTTTCCGGTGGATGACCCTGCGCTCTTTTACAAGTACCTGCGGCGAGCGATACAGTGGGGAGTCGAGTATATCGACGTGGAACTGTGGCTGCCAGAAGAGATCCGACGCCGGCTATTTGAGAAAAAGGGCCATAGTATGATTTTATCTGCGTTCCATGACTTCTCTGGAACCTGGAAGTGGACATCCGAAAAGGCGCAGCGTATATTCACAGAAAGCGCTAAATACGCTGACATCGTGAAGATGATCGCCATGGTCCACACAATCGAGGAGAACTACGAACTAGAATATTTCCGCTCTACCATCAAAAGCCGcggctccggccccccccTGTCAGCAGTCAACATGGGCCAAATGGGCCAGCTATCTCGAGCCCTCAACACCGTCTTCTCTCCAATCACCCACCCCCTCCTCCCAATAATTGCCGCCCCGGGGCAGCTCACAGCAGCGGAGATCAACGAAGCCCTACACATAATGGGCCAACTCCCCAAACGCGAGCTCTACGCCATAGGCTCATTCCGATCAACCCCACACTCAATGTTCATGGAGAAATGCCTCAATGAACTCGGCCTCCCGCACAACTTCACCTCAGTCGCCCGCGGCCCCAAAGGCTCCATGGAATCTGTCCTCCTACAACCGCACTTCGGCGGCGCCTACCTCAACCCCCCAGTCCCAGCCACAACTGGGTTCATCCCCGCCGTCAGCGACGCAGCCCGCGCAATCGGCTTAGTCGACACTATCGCCATGACACCGGGCGAAGCCGCACCAGGAACCTCTCGATTCATCGGCGAAAACGCCGCCTGGAAGGGCATCCGTGCAACTCTGACGCGCGAACACGTTCCATCCGCGTACAGCAGTCGCGCAGCCATCATTCTCGCTGGCTCCCAAGCCGACGCCTCGGCAGCGATTTTCGCGCTACGCAGTCTGGCCGTTGGCACAATCTACACGGTCGGATTTAAAGCGAGTGGCCCGCTCGCTGTGGGCCTCGAACCTTTCACGTCAATCCAATCCGTCAAACGGGTGGGGCGTCCTTTTGTTATTGTCTCTGCGCTGCCACCAGAGAAATCGCTGCTGGTGCAGCCTCTGCTGAGGCATTATGGTGTTAATGGTCGTTCTTTGTCGCCTTCGACTCGTGGCAAGGTCTATCTTGACCTTACGAGTGGGCCGAGGAAGGGGGATCCTTTGGCTGTTGCTACTTGTGCAGGGTGGACGGCGTATGGAGTTGAGGATGTTAGTGCTTGGACTACTGTTGAGACGCTGAGGTTGCTTGTTGGGCAGAATGTGCCGTTTGACTTTGTGCGTATGGCGTCTGGGCGGCCTTTGTTTTAG
- a CDS encoding Fungal specific transcription factor, putative — protein MSRPQVSIDRLTPRRATVEPRETMNCKSCRKRKIKCNRMRPSCEACKVFQCPCLYDAVPKKRGPKTDVLEALLKRVDGLEKRLHDEKNPISPTSPDTPDDPPSFPTRRNTIDTSFSIYSSSDRSALSTSLSQHADPFSRPTGHSANLLQQPSPTSSGPLSDAILDIYFDRLHGKPFYIIDEATMRQYHQVNQLPPSLAMAISALTVRYTTSHGQMEQSLRTGLDAALQARQLIDVDNPTVEGLQTLLLLSQAFYAYGLGKKAYMTFSNCVAMIVALDLYHEAPSKPNVASAEREMRRRLFWSVYLMDRFINCGSRRPCLITDHSVVLRLPSWSPHAAGLNLEGELFHVGPNIQYSADSRRKSPSAASLLIDITRILGVTNKYLAAGGVKGDSHFPWHALSNLSKIRQELDIWAAGTQDVFASIDALFGHPESTTLLLSKLIYHLVHCLIYRPFLPIDLVELRGTGQHQSWQIEATNLCFSHSNAIAELVELGRNSPLIEWPAFVGYCVCTAGTVHVHGVHYKGREGEVFSSSAEFLTREMNQLAWLRNIWTGAQHQRELLQTIYTCHSELVRNLASSPMRFSPVFHLEDFLDRYPGLTLDGSHVRLIDAGDELAPSPANFIDRQDHFYQRPAPAPSYQNASSYFSNSRSGPLSPLASIQSSDNDRRHSHSHSVSEKPSHPTSLSPTLQFHSIPSNQQQQSPSLPSIFSLPPGTDLSGAGPSENSHLSIPGFSPCAFGLSPPAFLTDGALNIAPTPPPNPQYATFPFDTAHTNLNGMGQSGHTALTPGAQSQTSATHTATGSEGASEKDPFLSLLEQLAENENSQGGPSELEFFLTGTGAVEGDAEIPPKKDGAS, from the exons ATGTCTCGTCCCCAGGTTAGCATCGACCGTCTCACGCCCCGCCGTGCGACGGTCGAGCCGCGCGaaaccatgaactgcaaaTCTTGTCGCAAGCGCAAG ATCAAATGTAATCGCATGCGACCGAGTTGTGAGGCATGTAAGGTCTTTCAATGCCCATGTCTTTATG ATGCCGTCCCGAAAAAACGGGGCCCCAAGACCGATGTGCTAGAAGCTCTTCTCAAACGGGTCGATGGGTTGGAGAAACGACTCCACGATGAAAAGAATCCGATTTCGCCCACTTCCCCCGATACCCCAGACGATCCGCCGAGCTTTCCCACTCGTCGCAACACCATCGATACCTCTTTCAGTATTTACTCTTCAAGCGATCGATCGGCTCTGTCAACTTCTCTCTCGCAGCATGCGGATCCCTTCTCTAGGCCGACCGGCCACTCAGCCAATCTTCTACAACAACCTTCTCCGACAAGCAGTGGTCCTTTATCGGATGCGATCCTCGATATTTACTTTGACCGATTACACGGTAAACCATTTTATATAATAGACGAGGCAACGATGCGACAGTACCATCAAGTGAACCAATTGCCTCCGTCTTTGGCCATGGCTATCTCAGCACTGACAGTAAG ATACACAACCTCGCATGGCCAAATGGAGCAGTCATTACGTACCGGGCTCGATGCGGCGCTCCAGGCAAGACAATTGATTGATGTCGACAATCCGACAGTGGAAGGACTCCAGACTCTATTGCTACTTTCGCAGGCTTTCTACGCGTATGGGctggggaagaaagcttaTATGACGTTTT CAAATTGCGTGGCCATGATCGTCGCTCTGGATTTATACCACGAGGCTCCCTCCAAGCCCAATGTCGCGTCTGCCGAGCGAGAAATGAGGCGTCGGCTATTCTGGTCTGTTTACCTAATGGACAGATTCATCAACTGCGGATCTCGACGTCCATGTCTGATCACCGATCATTCGGTTGTTCTGCGCCTACCATCTTGGTCACCACACGCAGCTGGTCTGAATCTGGAGGGAGAGCTCTTCCATGTCGGCCCGAACATTCAATACTCCGCTGATTCCCGGCGCAAATCACCCAGTGCGGCCTCTTTGTTGATTGATATCACGCGTATTCTTGGTGTGACCAATAAGTACTTGGCGGCTGGTGGAGTCAAGGGCGACTCCCACTTCCCATGGCATGCGCTTTCTAATCTATCGAAGATCCGACAAGAATTGGATATCTGGGCGGCTGGTACGCAGGACGTCTTTGCATCCATCGATGCATTGTTCGGCCATCCCGAAAGTACAACACTTTTGCTGAGCAAGTTGATCTACCATTTGGTGCACTGTTTGATCTACCGTCCGTTCCTACCCATTGACCTGGTAGAGCTCCGAGGTACGGGACAGCATCAGTCCTGGCAAATCGAGGCGACGAACTTGTGTTTCTCGCACTCCAATGCCATCGCAGAGCTTGTTGAACTGGGTCGTAATTCTCCGCTGATTGAGTGGCCTGCTTTCGTCGGCTACTGTGTGTGCACAGCAGGAACTGTGCACGTTCACGGTGTGCACTACAAGGGCCGCGAAGGAGAGGTTTTCTCTTCTAGCGCTGAATTTCTGACTCGGGAGATGAATCAGCTTGCTTGGTTGCGCAATATTTGGACTGGCGCACAGCACCAGCGTGAGCTGCTTCAGACTATCTATACGTGCCACTCCGAATTGGTACGCAATCTTGCCAGTAGCCCTATGCGTTTCTCGCCGGTTTTCCACCTTGAAGACTTTCTCGACCGATATCCCGGTCTGACGTTAGATGGATCACACGTTCGCCTCATAGATGCGGGGGACGAGCTGGCTCCAAG TCCTGCAAACTTCATtgatcgtcaagatcactTCTACCAACGACCAGCACCCGCACCTTCCTATCAGAATGCTTCGTCCTACTTCTCAAATTCCCGGTCTGGACCCCTAAGTCCATTGGCATCCATCCAGAGCTCAGATAACGACCGTCGACACTCACATTCGCATTCTGTGTCAGAGAAGCCCTCTCACCCGACTTCCCTTTCACCAACTCTTCAATTCCACTCAATCCCGAGCAATCAACAGCAACAATCGCCATCTCTGCCTTCCATATTCTCCCTTCCACCCGgaaccgatctatccggtGCCGGACCATCGGAAAACTCTCACCTGTCCATCCCGGGCTTCTCCCCATGCGCCTTCGGCCTCTCGCCACCAGCCTTTCTCACCGACGGCGCTCTGAACATAGCACCAACACCGCCCCCAAATCCGCAATACGCAACCTTCCCCTTTGACACCGCTCACACCAACCTAAACGGAATGGGGCAGTCGGGCCACACCGCTTTAACCCCCGGTGCCCAGTCTCAAACTAGCGCCACTCACACCGCAACTGGCAGCGAGGGCGCGTCTGAAAAAGACCCTTTCCTGAGCTTGCTGGAACAGCTTGCTGAAAATGAGAACTCGCAGGGCGGGCCTAGTGAGCTCGAGTTCTTTTTGACGGGCACCGGTGCTGTCGAGGGTGATGCGGAAATTCCGCCCAAGAAAGATGGTGCTTCGTAG
- a CDS encoding 2-hydroxyacid dehydrogenase, putative gives MKLLYPTSLHINTKSLEGFSVELHPYDVTLPIPESLIDAEFLVTWSNKATNLRDAASRMKNLRWIQSLAAGPNDVLGAGFDASRIAITTGSGLHDETVAEHTLGLLLNAARRFYEMRDYQSRGEWPAHLGGPQPDRAPGTFRTLKGANVTVWGFGNIAKSLAPVLTALGANVTGIARSTGVRNGFEVVAEDRLQEVLPKTDALVMILPGSASTNGALSAERLALLPRHAWVVNVGRGTSVDEDALLQALEKGSIGGAALDVFSAEPLPKESKLYAAPNLILSPHAAGGRPREPEALIAYNLRRLLAGQELKNII, from the coding sequence ATGAAACTTCTCTACCCAACCTCCCTCCACATCAACACAAAGTCCCTGGAAGGTTTCTCCGTCGAATTGCACCCTTACGATGTCACACTTCCCATCCCGGAATCCCTCATCGACGCCGAGTTCCTAGTAACATGGAGCAACAAAGCCACGAACCTCCGCGACGCAGCCTCCCGCATGAAGAACCTCCGCTGGATCCAGTCACTCGCAGCCGGCCCAAATGACGTCCTCGGTGCGGGCTTCGATGCCTCCCGCATCGCCATCACAACCGGCTCCGGCCTGCACGACGAAACAGTCGCCGAGCACACCCTCGGCCTGCTCCTTAATGCCGCCCGCCGCTTCTATGAAATGCGTGATTACCAGTCCCGCGGAGAGTGGCCCGCCCATCTGGGCGGCCCCCAGCCTGACCGTGCCCCTGGTACTTTCCGCACCCTCAAGGGTGCCAATGTGACCGTCTGGGGATTCGGAAATATCGCCAAGAGCCTCGCACCCGTGTTGACAGCGCTCGGGGCTAATGTCACCGGTATTGCGCGGAGTACGGGTGTGCGGAATGGGTTTGAGGTTGTGGCGGAGGATCGCTTGCAAGAGGTTCTGCCTAAGACCGATGCGCTTGTTATGATTCTGCCTGGATCGGCTAGTACCAATGGTGCGCTTAGCGCGGAGCGCTTGGCGTTGCTGCCGCGTCACGCTTGGGTCGTTAATGTTGGCCGGGGCACTTCTGTTGATGAGGATGCGCTGCTTCAGGCGCTTGAGAAGGGTAGCATTGGTGGCGCCGCGTTGGATGTTTTCTCCGCTGAGCCGCTGCCGAAGGAGTCGAAGCTTTATGCGGCGCCTAATCTGATTCTCTCGCCTCATGCTGCTGGTGGACGTCCGCGTGAGCCAGAGGCGCTTATTGCGTATAACCTCAGACGTCTTCTTGCTGGCCAGGAGCTGAAGAACATTATTTGA